The proteins below come from a single Longibacter salinarum genomic window:
- a CDS encoding TrkH family potassium uptake protein, which yields MSDAPLEEDADTPHFSSGEASPEDESPSSSSKGDGKSVWGLDSAPAATTSFDRSVPESDRQRDWKKKIRDRWRAVTPPQLFVGSFLLLIFLGAAGFMYLPGLYTGPGLSWLDAIFTATSAVCVTGLIVVDTATYFTTWGQAYILLLIQLGGLGIISFTSIIIVALGQRLSLRHETLATGPSSIVRSIDYRDLTRAVFRFTFGIEAIGALGLYAAWVPELGWGGALWPSIFHSISAFCNAGFSTFTTSLMGFQLNVPLILVVSLLIVVGGIGFLTLEELYLWKRGKRPEGGRFRLSIHSQIVLGTSLVLIVGGWILFTFFEWNNTLANMPSWARVTNGLFASVTTRTAGFNTIDYSDARAHTNFLTIIFMAIGGSPGSTAGGLKTTTFAVLFLVAWARLRGHMTVSVSNRSIPSETVQKAVGMFVIGLAVLALSIFMLTIFEMKGVGEDVSHGTFLAVMFEAVSAFNTVGLSMGVTDALTTPGRWTTIVLMFIGRVGPLTLAAAMARPRKTIVGNFRYAHEDVAIG from the coding sequence ATGTCCGACGCCCCACTGGAAGAGGATGCCGATACGCCGCATTTCAGCTCCGGCGAGGCGTCCCCGGAGGACGAAAGTCCATCGTCATCGTCAAAGGGTGATGGAAAATCCGTCTGGGGGCTGGATTCTGCACCGGCAGCAACGACATCATTTGACCGGTCGGTCCCGGAGTCGGACCGGCAGCGCGATTGGAAGAAAAAGATTCGCGACCGATGGCGCGCGGTCACACCGCCCCAGCTCTTCGTCGGCTCGTTCCTCTTGCTGATTTTTCTCGGGGCTGCGGGCTTTATGTATCTCCCGGGACTCTACACCGGGCCCGGTCTCTCGTGGCTCGATGCGATCTTTACGGCGACGAGTGCCGTCTGCGTCACCGGCCTCATCGTGGTTGACACGGCGACCTACTTCACGACGTGGGGCCAGGCGTACATTCTGCTGCTCATCCAGCTGGGTGGGTTGGGGATCATTTCTTTTACGTCGATTATCATCGTTGCACTCGGACAACGGCTGTCGCTTCGCCACGAAACGCTCGCGACCGGCCCGTCGAGTATCGTTCGCTCCATCGACTATCGCGATCTAACCCGCGCGGTCTTCCGGTTTACGTTCGGGATCGAAGCCATTGGCGCGCTTGGCCTCTACGCCGCCTGGGTCCCGGAGCTTGGCTGGGGCGGAGCCCTGTGGCCGTCGATCTTTCACTCCATCAGTGCCTTCTGCAACGCCGGATTTTCGACGTTCACCACGTCCCTGATGGGCTTTCAACTGAACGTCCCGCTGATCCTCGTCGTGTCTCTCCTGATCGTCGTGGGGGGGATCGGCTTCTTGACGCTGGAGGAACTGTATCTATGGAAACGAGGAAAACGTCCTGAGGGCGGTCGGTTTCGCCTCTCGATTCATTCGCAGATTGTCCTCGGCACGTCCCTCGTGCTCATCGTCGGAGGCTGGATTCTGTTTACCTTTTTCGAGTGGAATAACACGCTGGCAAACATGCCGTCGTGGGCCCGCGTCACGAACGGTCTCTTCGCAAGCGTAACGACGCGAACAGCCGGGTTCAACACCATCGACTACAGCGACGCCCGGGCACACACCAACTTTCTGACGATTATTTTCATGGCGATTGGTGGATCGCCGGGGTCGACAGCCGGAGGACTGAAGACCACGACGTTCGCCGTGCTTTTCCTGGTTGCCTGGGCGCGCCTGCGAGGACACATGACGGTCAGTGTGTCGAACCGGTCCATTCCTTCGGAAACCGTCCAGAAGGCCGTTGGGATGTTTGTGATTGGGTTGGCCGTGCTGGCCCTGAGCATTTTTATGCTTACCATCTTTGAAATGAAAGGGGTGGGAGAAGACGTGTCTCACGGTACGTTCCTCGCCGTGATGTTTGAAGCCGTGAGCGCCTTCAATACCGTCGGCTTGTCGATGGGTGTGACGGATGCACTGACCACTCCGGGCCGGTGGACGACCATTGTGCTCATGTTCATTGGACGTGTGGGCCCCCTCACGCTGGCTGCTGCAATGGCGCGACCGCGGAAGACGATCGTCGGCAACTTCCGATACGCCCAC
- a CDS encoding GNAT family N-acetyltransferase: MSDRAVSIEPVTLEHADAVQFLASHPDVVATTNLPDPYPENGARTWISHIRPRHEAGDEYAFVIKDGDTVVGVAGLVNVTDTEAEIGYWIGRPFWGRGYATEGVRQIIQWVIQHVGIRRFYARPLADNPASRRVLQKLGFSEGDEEVHEHPKWGEDDLVVRYTLQVEE; the protein is encoded by the coding sequence ATGTCTGATCGTGCCGTTTCCATTGAGCCTGTCACCCTGGAGCACGCAGACGCAGTCCAGTTCCTGGCATCGCATCCCGACGTCGTCGCGACCACCAATTTGCCCGATCCCTATCCGGAGAACGGGGCGCGAACCTGGATTTCGCACATCCGTCCGCGTCATGAGGCCGGCGACGAATATGCCTTCGTCATCAAAGACGGAGATACGGTCGTGGGCGTCGCGGGGCTGGTGAACGTGACGGACACGGAAGCCGAGATTGGCTACTGGATTGGTCGCCCGTTCTGGGGACGGGGCTATGCGACGGAAGGGGTTCGGCAGATCATCCAGTGGGTCATTCAGCATGTCGGAATCCGGCGGTTCTACGCGCGCCCGCTCGCTGATAATCCGGCCTCACGACGTGTCCTTCAGAAGCTCGGGTTCAGCGAGGGAGACGAGGAAGTGCACGAACATCCGAAGTGGGGAGAGGACGACCTGGTCGTTCGCTACACCCTGCAGGTAGAAGAATGA